The Kosakonia sp. SMBL-WEM22 sequence GCGCCGACCTGCACATTCGCGCTGTCGACCGGCAGCCACACTTGCTGGCGGTTTGGCAGCTCAACCTGCACCTGCTCAATCGCCGTGGCGGTCACTTTTACCGGCAGGAAGTTCATCTTCGGTGAGCCGATAAAGCCTGCGACAAAGCGATCGGCCGGGTAGTGATAAAGCTCCAGCGGCTTGCCGACCTGCGCCACGCGCCCGGCGTCCAGCACCACGATTTTGTCGGCCAGCGTCATCGCTTCGACCTGATCGTGGGTGACGTAAATCATCGTGCGGCGCAGGCGCTTGTGCAGACGGGAGATCTCAATACGCATCTGCACGCGCAGCGCGGCATCAAGGTTGGAGAGGGGTTCATCGAGCAGAAAAACGCGCGGCTCGGCCACCAGCGTACGACCAATTGCCACGCGCTGGCGCTGACCGCCAGAGAGCGCCTTCGGTTTACGCTCCAGCAGATGCCCCAGTTGCAGCACTTCAGAGACCTGGGTGACGCGCGATTTGATCAGATCCTTTTTTGCGCCTGCAAGCGTGAGGCCGAACGACATATTCTCCGCCACCGACAGATGCGGGTAGAGCGCATAAGACTGAAATACCATTCCAATGCCGCGCTCTGCGGGCGGCACATCATTCATGCGGGTATCACCAATCAACAGATCCCCGCTGGTAATCGTCTCCAGCCCGGCAATCATGCGCAGCAGCGTTGACTTACCGCAGCCTGACGGGCCGACAAACACGACAAACTCACCTTCGTGAATGTCAAGACTGATATCTCTCGATACCACCACATCGCCCCAGGCTTTCGTGACATTTCGCAGCTGTACGCTCGCCATCCCCATCTCCCTTCGTTACAACCTGATACCAACGGATACATTCAAAGTGGCCTGACTATGGCGTAACGATTTTCATGGCGAATCCTCCACCCCCCGCGTTTTTTATGGGGGAGGAGATGGGAGGATGAGACGCGCCGCTCTGCCCCCCCGGCGGGCGGGCGGCGGATAAATTCGTGACCGGCTTTGCAAAAAACGGCGCATTTTTATGTGCGCTGCGACACATAACGAAAATCTCTGTAACAGAGATCACACAAATCACCCCAGGGGCGTAGGGTTAGGGAGGATGAGAAGCGCTTGCCAACAAAGGAGACTACTCCCGTCGAACCACCTTATGCGTATTCATGAGCACATCATCTAAAGGACGGGATATATGAAAATCAAAACAGGCGCACGCATCCTCGCATTGTCCGCAGTGGCAACGATGATGTTCTCCGCCTCTGCCCTTGCCAAAATCGAAGAAGGTAAGCTGGTTATCTGGATCAACGGCGACAAAGGCTATAACGGCCTGGCCGAAGTGGGTAAAAAATTCGAGAAAGATACCGGTATCAAAGTGACCGTTGAGCACCCGGACAAGCTGGAAGAGAAGTTCCCGCAGGTTGCAGCGACCGGCGACGGCCCGGATATCATCTTCTGGGCGCATGACCGTTTTGGTGGCTACGCACAATCTGGCCTGCTGGCAGAAGTGACGCCGGACAAAGCCTTCCAGGAGAAACTGGTTCCCTTCACCTGGGACGCAGTGCGCTACAACGGCAAGCTGATCGCCTACCCGGTTTCTGTTGAATCCCTGTCGCTGATTTATAACAAAGATTTAGTGCCGAACCCGCCGAAAACCTGGGAAGAGATCCCGGCGCTGGATAAAGCGCTGAAGGCGAAAGGCAAGAGCGCGCTGATGTTCAACCTGCAAGAGCCCTATTTCACCTGGCCGCTGATTGCCGCCGATGGGGGTTACGCCTTTAAGTATGAAAACGGCAAATATGATGTAAAAGATGTTGGCGTGGATAACGCAGGCGCGAAAGCCGGTCTCAGCTTCCTGGTGAAACTGATCAAAGATAAGCACATGAATGCCGACACCGATTACTCGATTGCCGAAGCCGCATTTAATAAAGGCGAAACGGCGATGACCATCAACGGGCCGTGGGCGTGGACCAATATCGACAAGAGCAAAATCAACTACGGCGTCGCGCAGCTGCCGACCTTCAACGGTAAACCGTCGAAAACCTTCGTTGGCGTACTGAGCGCAGGCATCAACGCTGCCAGCCCGAACAAAGAGCTGGCGAAAGAGTTCCTTGAAAACTACCTGCTGACCGATGAAGGTCTGGCGGAAGTGAACAAAGACAAACCGCTCGGTGCGGTAGCGCTGAAGTCCTATCAGGATCAGTTAGCGAAAGATCCGCGCATCGCCGCCACCATGGCGAACGCCAAAACCGGTGAAATCATGCCGAATATCCCGCAAATGTCCGCCTTCTGGTACGCCACCCGTACTGCGGTGATCAACGCTGTGACCGGTCGCCAGACCGTGGATGCGGCGCTGAAAGATGCGCAGGGCCGTATCACCAAGTAAGAACGTAACGGCCCTGCTCCATTCAGGACAGGGCTACCTGGACAGGCTGTATACATGCCAGATTTCACGCTGCCTCGCTAACCACGGGCAGGGTGGAAATGGTGTGTAGAGAGGACACTCCCATGGATGTTGTAAGAAAACGCCACTGGTGGCAAAGCTCGCAGGTTGCATGGGCCGCCATCGCCGTGATCGGGCTGCTGGTGGCTTACCTTGTCGTCATGATGTATGCCCAGGGGGAATACCTTTTTGCCATCACCACGCTCGTGCTGAGTTCGGCGGGCCTCTACATTTTCGCTAATCGTAAAGCGTACGCCTGGCGCTATGTCTATCCGGGTCTGGCGGGCATGGGGCTGTTCGTCCTCTTCCCGCTGATTTGCACCATCGCCATCGCCTTTACCAACTACAGCAGCACTAACCAGCTCACCCAGGAGCGCGCGCAGCAGGTGCTGCTCGACCGCTCATACCAGGCGGGCAAAGCCTACAATTTCGGCCTCTATCCGGACGGGGATAAGTGGCAGTTAGCGCTGACGGATGGCGAGAGCGGCAAACACTATCTCTCCGACGCCTTTAAACCCGGCGGCGAACAGCAACTGAAGGTCAAAGAGGTCGATGCGCTGCCTGCGGGCGAGCGCGCAAATCTGCGTGTGATTACGCAAAACCGCCAGGGGCTGAACCAGCTTACCGCGGTCTTGCCGGATGAGAGCAAAGTGGCGATGAGCTCACTGCGCCAGTTCTCCGGTACCCGCCCGCTCTATCAGGTCGAGCAGGACGGCACGCTGCTCAATAACCAGAGCGGCGTCAAGTATCGCCCGAACAACCAGACCGGCTTCTACCAGGCGCTTAACGCTGACGGTAGCTGGGGCAGTGAGAAACTAAGCCCCGGTTATACCGTCACCATCGGCTGGGATAACTTCACCCGCGTCTTTACCGACGAAGGCATTCAGAAACCGTTTATCGAGATTTTTATCTGGACGGTGATCTTCTCCATCCTCACCGTAGTGTTGACGGTGGCGGTCGGCATGGTGCTGGCCTGCCTTGTGCAGTGGGAGTCGCTGAAAGGTAAAGCAGTCTACCGCCTGTTGCTAATCCTGCCTTACGCCGTGCCGTCGTTTATCTCGATCCTCATCTTCAAAGGGCTGTTCAACCAGAGCTTTGGCGAGATCAACATGATGTTAAGCGCGCTGTTCGGCATTAAACCGGCGTGGTTTAGCGATCCGAATACCGCCCGTGCAATGGTGGTGATCGTTAACACCTGGCTCGGCTACCCCTACATGATGATCCTCTGCATGGGCCTGCTAAAAGCGATCCCCGAGGATCTCTATGAAGCCTCGGCAATGGACGGAGCTGGGCCGTTGCAGAACTTTTTCCGCATCACCTTCCCGCTGCTGATAAAGCCTCTGACGCCGCTGATGATCGCCAGCTTTGCCTTCAACTTTAACAACTTCGTGCTGATCCAACTGCTGACTAACGGCGGGCCGGATCGTATCGGCACCACCACGCCAGCGGGCTATACCGACCTGCTGGTGAGCTACACCTACCGCATCGCCTTTGAAGGCGGCGGCGGCCAGGACTTCGGTCTTGCGGCGGCGATCGCCACGCTGATCTTCCTGCTGGTGGGCGCGCTGGCCATCGTCAATCTGAAAGCCACGCGCATGAAATTCGATTAAGGAGGAGGAAAACTATGGCTATGGTGCAGGCGAAATCGCAAAAGCTGCGGCTCTTTTTCACCCATGCATTACTGCTGCTGTTTATCGCCGCAATTATGTTCCCGCTGCTGATGGTGATCGCCATTTCACTGCGTGAAGGCAACTTCGCCACCGGCAGCCTGATCCCGGAGCGCATCTCCTGGGAGCACTGGCGGCTGGCGCTGGGCTTTAGCGTTGAGCATGCCGATGGGCGCGTCACCCCGCCGCCCTTCCCGGTGCTGTTATGGCTGTGGAACTCGGTGAAGATCGCCGTGATTACCGCCATTGGCATTGTCGCGCTCTCCACCACCTGCGCCTACGCCTTTGCCCGGATGCGCTTTCGCGGTAAAGCGACGCTGCTGAAAGGGATGCTGATTTTCCAGATGTTCCCGGCGGTGCTGTCGCTGGTGGCGCTCTATGCCCTGTTTGATCGTTTAGGCCAGTACATTCCGTTTATTGGGCTGAATACGCACGGTGGGGTGATCTTCGCCTATCTCGGTGGGATCGCACTGCATGTCTGGACGATCAAGGGGTATTTCGAGACGATCGACAGCTCGCTGGAAGAGGCCGCCTCGCTGGATGGCGCAACCCCATGGCAGGCGTTCCGCCTGGTGCTGCTGCCGCTGTCGGTGCCGATTCTGGCGGTGGTGTTTATTCTGTCGTTTATTGCGGCCATTACTGAAGTGCCAGTCGCCTCGCTGCTGCTGCGCGATGTCGATAGCTACACGCTGGCGGTAGGGATGCAACAGTATCTCAACCCGCAGAACTACTTATGGGGCGATTTCGCCGCCGCGGCGGTGCTCTCCGCCATCCCGATTACCCTGGTGTTCCTGCTGGCGCAGCGCTGGCTGGTCAATGGCCTGACGGCCGGTGGGGTGAAGGGCTAAATTTCATCGTTGTCGTACCCTTGTTGTTATTGCCACTGCACCCTCACTTTCGGCGGCCTGAACAGGCCGCCTTTTTTATTCGCGCCGCAGGCGCTGAGAGTTACAGATCCAGAGCGTGATCACCAGCAGCAGGATCGCCGCCGAGTAGATCAGCACATCCATTGGCGACTCATGATCGATAATGATCAACCGCACAATCGCCGTAATACCGATATAGACAAAGTAGCGCAGCGGGAAGTGCAGCCCGGACTGAAAATACTTCACAATCAAAGCGATAAATTCGAAGTAGAGGAAGTAAACCACC is a genomic window containing:
- the malK gene encoding maltose/maltodextrin ABC transporter ATP-binding protein MalK encodes the protein MASVQLRNVTKAWGDVVVSRDISLDIHEGEFVVFVGPSGCGKSTLLRMIAGLETITSGDLLIGDTRMNDVPPAERGIGMVFQSYALYPHLSVAENMSFGLTLAGAKKDLIKSRVTQVSEVLQLGHLLERKPKALSGGQRQRVAIGRTLVAEPRVFLLDEPLSNLDAALRVQMRIEISRLHKRLRRTMIYVTHDQVEAMTLADKIVVLDAGRVAQVGKPLELYHYPADRFVAGFIGSPKMNFLPVKVTATAIEQVQVELPNRQQVWLPVDSANVQVGANMSLGIRPEHLLPSDIADVTLSGTVQVVEQLGHETQIHIQIPAIRQNLVYRQNDVVLVEEGATFAIGLPPERCHLFREDGTACRRLHKEPGV
- the malE gene encoding maltose/maltodextrin ABC transporter substrate-binding protein MalE, whose amino-acid sequence is MKIKTGARILALSAVATMMFSASALAKIEEGKLVIWINGDKGYNGLAEVGKKFEKDTGIKVTVEHPDKLEEKFPQVAATGDGPDIIFWAHDRFGGYAQSGLLAEVTPDKAFQEKLVPFTWDAVRYNGKLIAYPVSVESLSLIYNKDLVPNPPKTWEEIPALDKALKAKGKSALMFNLQEPYFTWPLIAADGGYAFKYENGKYDVKDVGVDNAGAKAGLSFLVKLIKDKHMNADTDYSIAEAAFNKGETAMTINGPWAWTNIDKSKINYGVAQLPTFNGKPSKTFVGVLSAGINAASPNKELAKEFLENYLLTDEGLAEVNKDKPLGAVALKSYQDQLAKDPRIAATMANAKTGEIMPNIPQMSAFWYATRTAVINAVTGRQTVDAALKDAQGRITK
- the psiE gene encoding phosphate-starvation-inducible protein PsiE; this translates as MSSLNHPRVAFVSTILQGILSLGLLALGVILIVFLGKETLHLAIALFAPVQTTKYELVEGLVVYFLYFEFIALIVKYFQSGLHFPLRYFVYIGITAIVRLIIIDHESPMDVLIYSAAILLLVITLWICNSQRLRRE
- the malF gene encoding maltose ABC transporter permease MalF, whose translation is MDVVRKRHWWQSSQVAWAAIAVIGLLVAYLVVMMYAQGEYLFAITTLVLSSAGLYIFANRKAYAWRYVYPGLAGMGLFVLFPLICTIAIAFTNYSSTNQLTQERAQQVLLDRSYQAGKAYNFGLYPDGDKWQLALTDGESGKHYLSDAFKPGGEQQLKVKEVDALPAGERANLRVITQNRQGLNQLTAVLPDESKVAMSSLRQFSGTRPLYQVEQDGTLLNNQSGVKYRPNNQTGFYQALNADGSWGSEKLSPGYTVTIGWDNFTRVFTDEGIQKPFIEIFIWTVIFSILTVVLTVAVGMVLACLVQWESLKGKAVYRLLLILPYAVPSFISILIFKGLFNQSFGEINMMLSALFGIKPAWFSDPNTARAMVVIVNTWLGYPYMMILCMGLLKAIPEDLYEASAMDGAGPLQNFFRITFPLLIKPLTPLMIASFAFNFNNFVLIQLLTNGGPDRIGTTTPAGYTDLLVSYTYRIAFEGGGGQDFGLAAAIATLIFLLVGALAIVNLKATRMKFD
- the malG gene encoding maltose ABC transporter permease MalG, with amino-acid sequence MAMVQAKSQKLRLFFTHALLLLFIAAIMFPLLMVIAISLREGNFATGSLIPERISWEHWRLALGFSVEHADGRVTPPPFPVLLWLWNSVKIAVITAIGIVALSTTCAYAFARMRFRGKATLLKGMLIFQMFPAVLSLVALYALFDRLGQYIPFIGLNTHGGVIFAYLGGIALHVWTIKGYFETIDSSLEEAASLDGATPWQAFRLVLLPLSVPILAVVFILSFIAAITEVPVASLLLRDVDSYTLAVGMQQYLNPQNYLWGDFAAAAVLSAIPITLVFLLAQRWLVNGLTAGGVKG